Below is a window of Lacibacter sp. H407 DNA.
TCATATTGCGCAGCGCTTACATAAGCATATGCACGTGATGCATACGGTGGGTTGGCAAACGGAAATTGCGGATTATTAAATGGATTGTTTGCATCAGGAACAGGATAAGTGCCATCAGGATTTTGAAACGGTGGCAAGTTATATTTCGCCACCAGTCCACGCATAATTTCATTCCAACGGAAGACTGCACCTGCGCTCCAATAGTTCAATCGTTCTTTTTGTACACCCGTCATCGACTTCTGATAACCTTTGATCTCGTTGAGTTCAGCCGTATATCCGGGACCACTTGCAGCACCGGGTGCGGCCACTGCAAATTCATCGGGAGCTGAAAGCAATACAGGTTTCCACGTGCCTGCATTAAGATCAATGTTAGCAGGATTTAAGGCAGGTGTATTTTTTGTTCGTTCTGCAATTTCTTTACTGCATGATACAACAGTAACACAGATGAGTACTGCAGCAGTAATTTGTTTTATGTTGATGTACATAATTTCGTTTTTTCTTGTGTTAGATCAATTTGTGCCTTGCTTATCCTTTTTCTCCTTTTTATTGAGATCGAATACATAAAACACAGCTCCGTTTACATTGAAGCTTTGTCCCATGTTTCTCCCCGCAACTACATGGCTGGCTCCTCCTGTTAAGGAAAGCTGGGGAAGCTTGCGAAAAACAAATTTGAAATTGGCACCAAGCGAAGTGGCGTTCATTCGATTGCTGATAAAAGGCATATTATTTTGTGTGATGTCGAATCCACCTTTTGTTGTCCAGTTATTCAAAACCGCTTCGGCAATCAACCATTGTGTACGGTAGCCGGCCCGGATATTATAACTGGTTGCATTCGGCATTTTCACTTCATTCGAAAGAATGAATTGATCAGTATAATACGAATCACGATCAAGTGTAACATTACTTCTGTACACATAGGTTGCAGACGCTGTTGCAAACCATTTATTATCGTAATAATAATCCAGCATCAACCTGGCCATTGCTGTTTTACTTTGTAATCCGATAGAAAGTGGCAACAGATCAGCATTGTAATTACTCATCGGCAGAGAGCCGCCCAACAAACCAAACAAAGCGATCCGGCTGTTATTGATCTTTTGGTTGATGGCACGATACTTCAGCATTAAACTCAGATCCTGCAAGCCGCTTTGTCCTCTTAATGTTCCGGCACTTGCTTTTGTAACAACATACGGTACATTAAACAACACATTCAGTTTATTGGAAACGCCGTAGTTGCCCATTACGGCAAACATTTGCGTAGATACAGTTCCAAGATTGAGGTTTTCTCTTTTCTTCGCTCCTTCCCAATAATTTTTCCAACTGCTGTATGAATAACCGGGGCCAACACAAAACGCATTCTTCTCCATCATGATGGCATCAATATCTGTTTGGGCCGATGAGTATTTTGCTGTAATACACAGCAACAGTACCCACACTGTTTTAATAGTCAATTTCATTTGATGATTGTTTTATACGAACTGTGCTTTTTCTTTACAATTAGAATTTTACTGTACAGCCGATGTTAATAGAATAATCAGCGAACGCAGCATCGCCTTGTGCAAACACACCGGTTGCTTTTGTACGCATTTTATCAGCGTAACTCTGTGTGCGGTTTTTACTGAACCAATATGGAACAGTTGCAAACAGACTTACTTTTTTAAATTGATAAGCAACACCTGGCTCTACACCAAAAATGCGACCGGGACGACGGAAACCGCTGCTGCCTCCAATAATATCTTCTGATGGAACTACTTCTAAACGAACACCGGCAGATGCTGAGAATGCACCAGCCATCAGGTTCAATCCACCACGCAACATATATTGATCGGGCACACTCATAACACTGCTGCCATACAAAATATTTGTAGCAGAAGTTGTTCCGCCTCTTGCAGTTGATACACCATTATGTTCACGTGGATTGCTCAAGTAATAGAAATTACCATAAGCACTCAACGCTTTTGTGAATACATAATAACCATTCAACTCCAATGAAATACCTGTACCACCATCACCCAATTGGATCGATTGATCAACAGGGCCTAACACTTTTGTAGAATCATTTTTCCAGAAGAAATCGTTGTAGCGATAATCACCAGTTGGAAGTTTTAATCCTAATCCCACCTGTATATTTCCTTTTTTGCTTTTCATTGGATCAAGCATCCAACGGTATGCAGTAATACGGATATCACCCATGCCGAACGTTGTTGTTTCTCTTCTTGCATTGGGATTTGTACTGCTGTTACCATAATGCTCATACATTGATGAACGACGATTGGAAATTAGCGGCATGTTTACAGCCAGCGACATGCGTTTGTTGAGTTTACGTACCAAGGTGAAATCAAGTGCATGCTGCCAGTTACGAACATCGGTTCCTTCTTCTACACGCTGTTTTTGTTCTTCAGTTCCAACAAAATGACGGAACGAATGAAAATAACGATAGCCCGTTGTTAATTGCCATTTGTGATCGTCATCTCCATCAGCATGGCTCACTGTACACATTGCTCCATTGCTGCGTACAGCAACGCAACCTTGTGCAGCAACATCATTTATAGTAAAAGAAACGAATGCGGTAAGCATCAATTGTAATACAAATATTTTTTTCATTTCAATAATAGTTTGGTTGTTGATTGTAATCGATCAGGTATTTTATCAGTTAGCTCTTAATTTGATCCGTTGCACGATCAGTTCTCCCAATTGTCGACCTACTTTTAATCCTTCGTCATTATCAAATCGATAATGAATGCCGCCATACAATCTCGACATGGCCGCTTCGGCGGCAGCTGCACGGAATGATTTGATCTCACGGTTTGCAATACCAAACTCCAGTAAAGAAGTATCGGTAAACGAAAGCTGATCACCAAACCACGACGTCATTGTTTCTGCTGCTGCAGAAGAGTTGGTTGCATGGCCGCTTACATACGAAGGAAAAGGAGGTGTTTGAATATAAGGACGCCATTCCTGATCTACATGTTTGTTAATAGCTGTTTCCGGACGAACGTAATTGCTTTTATACTTTTCTTCCCACCCACGAATAAAGGCATCAAAAAATGCGATGGATGTGATGGCATATGCACCAACAGTTGAATTAAAATCGGCCTTTGCAGTTTTTGCTGCAATGCCTACAATATTCAACCAATGGCCGGGAGGAGAAAATTTCTTGGTAGCAAACATTACATGTCCGCTTACATTCATCTTAAACGGATTGTCGTCCCAAAAATCAGCGATGTGTTTTTGTTCTTCCGTTAAACTATCGCCCACATTTTTTACTTCCATCAACGCCTTGTAGTAAGTGCTGTTTTTATTTGTAACATCAAATACTGGTGGTCGTGGAATTTCAAATTGTGATGAGCTGTCCAATACCATGGTTCTGATTTTGCCCCACTGTGGTTCAACTGCTGTTGCGTACATGGGTGGCGTTGGCATCCAACGTCCGGCTTCTTCCCGTACGGTAAAGCGTTCCGATCCACGTGTGGCAGCATAGTTATCGCCCTTACTCCATTTCATGATCGTTGCTACGATGGTATCAGAAAAAGCAATTGTATTCTCCAGTATATCCGATGGTATACCGGCTGAATCTGCTTTCTCTTTTAACTCGTTGTAATGATCCATCATACTTCCTTCCGGAAAGGTTACGGCGTTCCCCACTTTTGTGAACGACAATAAAGCAGCTAATGAATAATCAACTGGCCTTGATGTATCTGGTTTCGGCATTGGCGGCATGTGTTTGATTTGTCCGCTGAGTGTTTGATACTTCGCATCACCGGCCACAATACATTCATACGCTGCAATACTTGCATATACATAATTGCGGCTGCCGATCATGGGTGGAAAATTATTTCCCAATACCACATCATTCAACTTCTTTACTGTTTTCGAATAAAGCAAGGGATCATTGGTAAACTTCTTATAATCACCGGCAGGTTTACAACCGATCAGAAACAGGCAAAGGCCTGCAACAGAAAAAAATAACTTCATGAATACAAATTCAAAATCGTGAAATGGAGACATCAGATGGATTGCAGTTGTTGCAATACAAATGAAGTTTGTGACTGACGAATCGTTCTGGAAGAATTAATTATGCATCCGGTGGCTGTACAGGTGCAGGGATCACCATTGTAAGCAACGGCCTGGTTGCGTGCATAAACCGACTTGTAGATTGGAGCTCCAATGCATGGAAATTCCAGTTGGTCAGTTTGTCGCAATAATCAAAGCTGAATGTTTTGTAAGAATGTGGGGACTGGTTATTCGATTTCTTATCAGGTTGTGTTTGTAAATCGTTCACCAGTTTAAAAAAGTTTTCACGTGCGTTGAGTAGTTTGGCTTTGTCTGTATCAGGAATACATTTGTAGATCATTTCACCGGCTTCGAGTTTGCGTTCTACGTATTTGTAGTGCATGCCGTTGATATTGATCTCGCCGCTTACACGTTCGAATTCTTTCCAATCGGTTTGATACGGTAATGTAACCGGCACACGAATTTCAATCAATGCGGTTTCATCGTATTCTTTATTATCAAGCTTTATTTCAAAATGAGTATCGGCCTTGTGCTGTACATAATCCATAACCAACCGGTAGCCAAACCAGTTGAACAGAAGGATCGTGAGGAAAAATATGGAAGCAATGATTCGCAACAGCAATTCGTTTTTGGCTAACTAAAGATAAAGGAAATCCCGTACCTGCAACGCATTTAACGACGGAACAATTTTCAAAACATTATCATATTCCCCGAAATCGTTTGCAGTATAATGACCCGTGATGGCAATAGCTTTCATGCCTGCTTTTTGGGCGGCTTCAACGCCTTTTGGTGCATCTTCAAACACAATGCATTGTTCAGGCGGGGTTTGCAATGCATCGGCCAATTTCAACCATGTTTCAGGATGTGGTTTACTGAGTTGCACATCATCTGCACCCACAATGGCGGATAGATAATGACGGAGATTCAGAAAGTCTATTGCAAAATCGATATTGGCCTGGTTGCTGGCGGTGCCAATGCCCATGGGTATTTGCATACTGAACGCCTCCTCCAAAAATTCCCTTGCTCCTTCCAGCACAGTGATTTGTTTACCGTAAAGTTGACGGTAGCGTTCTTCTTTTGCATCAACAATTGCTTTGGCTTCTTCTTCTGTGAATATTCGTCCGGGGATGAGGCGGTTCATGAGTTCAGCACCATTGCCATATAATTCTTTCATCAGTTCATCACCTTGCAACGGGCTTCCCATTTCAGTAACCACCAGTTGCCATGTTTTGAAATGCCAGGGCATAGTATCGATGAGTGTACCGTCAAGATCGAAGAGAAAGGCTTTGTTATTCATCATGGAAAAAAACGATAAATTTCTTTACGGTGCAGAATCCGAACAAGGATCAGGGTTTTACCCGAAACAATCAGGCCAACTCTGTAATCGCCTAAGCGGATGCGATAGTGAACATCGGAGCCTTTCAGCAGTTTGAGATTTCTTATTTCTGTGAGTGATTCTGCAGCAAGCAGGTCACGAATAAGTAAAGCCACTTTTTTATCAAGTGGCTTACTCTTTATTTTACGCAAATCCTTTTCGAACGTTTCATCAATCCGGATGTTCATTTCCGTTCAAGTTTTTTGAGGAATGCTGTTGTATCAATGTATTTCTTCGAATGACCTTTATTGATTGCATTCATCAAGGCGATGTTTTCTTTTTCAGTTTTTGAAAGTGTTGTTACACGTTCAATTCCCTTCATCTCCTTCAATAATTTTTTGAGGAGAGAGGAAGTTGCCCTGTTTTTTGATGTTACAACAAATGTATCCATACCTCAAATTTAATCTTTTCTATTTATTGTTTATTAGAATATGTTTTCTTCTGCACACCAACACCCGTGATTGTAACACTCTTCCAGTTCTTTGGCAATACCGTTTTGATTTGAGTAATACCTGTCGGCGTAATTTCTAATCCACCAAAACCCATCAGCACACTTTGTAAAATTCCTCCCGCACCTGTTGCAAAATAAGGATTGGTTCCGCCTTTTGTTTCTGCAATTACACGGAACGGTGGATTGAGATTTGGAATAAATGC
It encodes the following:
- a CDS encoding transporter — protein: MKLTIKTVWVLLLCITAKYSSAQTDIDAIMMEKNAFCVGPGYSYSSWKNYWEGAKKRENLNLGTVSTQMFAVMGNYGVSNKLNVLFNVPYVVTKASAGTLRGQSGLQDLSLMLKYRAINQKINNSRIALFGLLGGSLPMSNYNADLLPLSIGLQSKTAMARLMLDYYYDNKWFATASATYVYRSNVTLDRDSYYTDQFILSNEVKMPNATSYNIRAGYRTQWLIAEAVLNNWTTKGGFDITQNNMPFISNRMNATSLGANFKFVFRKLPQLSLTGGASHVVAGRNMGQSFNVNGAVFYVFDLNKKEKKDKQGTN
- a CDS encoding vanadium-dependent haloperoxidase, coding for MKLFFSVAGLCLFLIGCKPAGDYKKFTNDPLLYSKTVKKLNDVVLGNNFPPMIGSRNYVYASIAAYECIVAGDAKYQTLSGQIKHMPPMPKPDTSRPVDYSLAALLSFTKVGNAVTFPEGSMMDHYNELKEKADSAGIPSDILENTIAFSDTIVATIMKWSKGDNYAATRGSERFTVREEAGRWMPTPPMYATAVEPQWGKIRTMVLDSSSQFEIPRPPVFDVTNKNSTYYKALMEVKNVGDSLTEEQKHIADFWDDNPFKMNVSGHVMFATKKFSPPGHWLNIVGIAAKTAKADFNSTVGAYAITSIAFFDAFIRGWEEKYKSNYVRPETAINKHVDQEWRPYIQTPPFPSYVSGHATNSSAAAETMTSWFGDQLSFTDTSLLEFGIANREIKSFRAAAAEAAMSRLYGGIHYRFDNDEGLKVGRQLGELIVQRIKLRAN
- a CDS encoding HAD family hydrolase, translating into MMNNKAFLFDLDGTLIDTMPWHFKTWQLVVTEMGSPLQGDELMKELYGNGAELMNRLIPGRIFTEEEAKAIVDAKEERYRQLYGKQITVLEGAREFLEEAFSMQIPMGIGTASNQANIDFAIDFLNLRHYLSAIVGADDVQLSKPHPETWLKLADALQTPPEQCIVFEDAPKGVEAAQKAGMKAIAITGHYTANDFGEYDNVLKIVPSLNALQVRDFLYL
- a CDS encoding type II toxin-antitoxin system RelE family toxin, which produces MNIRIDETFEKDLRKIKSKPLDKKVALLIRDLLAAESLTEIRNLKLLKGSDVHYRIRLGDYRVGLIVSGKTLILVRILHRKEIYRFFP